The Silene latifolia isolate original U9 population chromosome X, ASM4854445v1, whole genome shotgun sequence genome contains the following window.
gactcatattttttcaaatctggtcttgagctttcccttgttcggatgtcaacttagatgctcggctcttgtccttgatccctgtgatagtttgcctccatcccgaggtagtcctctgaggatctacgctagtgatggaggttggtgaatcaaattgtcttttattaacttcgttaatgagaggagtacattctagagcaagactcccgacttgaatttcattcttcgggtttggcaaaaattcaaagcaatccacaaatattttcccgataaacacccctttcaagtgacatgggtggataagatgggaataatcgacattgtcttgagaaacaaagttggcgtggtcgccaaatggattggtgatgttattgggttttatggctgggattgggagtgttccattctcaatcatgtcttggatttcgtgcttgatcgatagcacctttcgattatcatggcctttccttgatgaaaggcacgatgaggcattcggtttgtaccatttgccttgttgttcagcgggagggtccggagttggaccaatatgcttcagctttccttgggctgtgagcctttggagagcgtatgtataagtgcatccgatatcggtgaatgccctcggagcttggcgcggaggcctttttgactgtccatctaagagattgacagtttcaacaaaatGGGCgcgtgcttttgctttagatgacgaggccccttggtatccttttggcttctcggcaaagaattcggacatcgtcctctacctttatcccgattcttatcaattctttgaaagaaccaaaattctggtatttcagagcattacggtaaacaggtcgtaaattcttcacgaacttatctaccatttcaacttcatcaggcttcttagctagtttcacgctttcagcgcgccatcttgcgaggaattcagtaaagccctctttctccttctgtgtcattacttccaaagtccttatgttggttttaatctcaacattgtcagcatagtgcttacagaactccaccgtaatatcttcgaaagtggggaagttcttaaggtcaagattatagaaccacgccttcgggtgttcatccagagattgagcgaaaatttcagagagcatgtcagcaggtactcccttcagtgctaagtaccccttataggccttaacatggtggactggatcttctgtgcccttaaactttgggatatcagtgagtaccatgttcgtaggcaacttattctgaactggggcgtaggccctagcattctcatagtgaatgttcttcccctgggagagttccaaacggtcttcgatgaacttgaaccgtttctccagatcagtcagaggtggggtagatggaggggaatcttcacccagcttagattcgattgcatccattcgggtcatcatgaggttcacggcctcggtgagcttgttgatagcatcttccattgcttgacgtcgggtttttggcggcctttctacaagaaaaccccgtactgagtcaatatttaaagtaagagcccatgcacacttaaggacacgaccccaacttgactcaaacaaagactcgacttgagactgactaaccaaaggttcgactcacggttggatctaggccttggttcattttagactcgacaaaacgacatgactcaaactgtcataaatcggttataaaccggactcggtgtggccaaacccgtgattggactaacatagcccataggttcgggtgaaacgccctaaatggcctagcttgggcgtttttgtggactatcctagaccaaaaggtcgaccaacatgactcaaagcccaagaggtgagcttgggtgacccaaaagggtcatgttctagactcttagaacgaaacacacccggcctaacacggccatgatccggacacgactcgacgcatttcatgcttggttgaggttcgagaggcattttggattgattttgaaaaacgaatgatcgatttgaaaaatgagatttgaaatgggcagcatgccgactataaaagctcattttgggccgaaaattctagtcctatttgggcagcattccgcgtttttaaaaccatgctattttgaaagtaagttgttcaaaagttcggtttcgaaaaggacatggaaaatttcgaaaagactcgggaaaacaatttgcacattgtcattctcatgttataaggatgtatgcccctagacatctctaagtctcggcaagtcttctacaagaaggtctatgccctccatccttttgcggtcttatagagcaaggtgtcttaagatAGAGTACCTAGAatatcgtccccaccatcaagaaccacgcgaggtgaagtggaagcgagcaatgtgcagcttcctagcatagtgggacgtcgccccccacgcatcacgaagaaacgctgggacggcccgggcaagtccttaagggtttatgcatgaatcgtagcactatgagtaatgttttactttccgacactttcttttcaagtttcacctcggaggaaaagaccctagaaactaagtgtaactagtcctcttttccccagtggagtcgccaaactgtggacaaggccctcgggaactgcgtccgcgggatccacactaggcataatcgactcgaggtaccttcgaatcgaattaagacaaattagagtcgccaccaagttttttgggaacttggaaccgttcaagtcaactttacacctttcatcgaaaagcataaaggcaatcgactacgagtgattaaagatatagacttgtaccctatatcactcgatttgaatgactctcgtaatccaatggtatttatacggatccgcaaaccatagatcttgagtaaggggcgagggtacgtgttgggaagcccataaggacacccaaccccgcccgtcaataacggcctctactaagtcaagtgtcgaatttcaaacagggtcatagctactacgatatatgatatgcaaacatcgttttaaaccctaacacgtgacaacaatttctatgtcgttttaaatgcaactaaactaactttgtcaaagttttaatttagcatgtgggttgattaatctaacaacatacaaaacaaagcaaacaaggcttaagggggaatgggggagccgtgggatctacctattacaaaccaggcatttcatgccgacacaacaataaattaaagatacaactcgatctaaatacaattgctatatacgacaccatacacgacacatggccattcggcctaggaaaacgtgcacaaaggggtgactcacggcctacatgactcacggccttgggtcactcctcgtgatgcatgctttcacttaatcttatcgaattagacatagggccacacaccaaagcatgcattagcataaaccgggccatgttgctttaaacaacatgcgatttactacgctcttacatgcattggggcacaaccatctaaccaaacaagactaaggttttgaaagaggttttgactcgataaaagaaagctaacttgaaaattacaactcgataacaaacgataaattacaagcgacaaaacaaataaagaacgaacgatgtaaaataaacgaaacaagaaaaaccaaaggacacggccaagcctcacggcctaaagccacgtccaaccctaggtcctaggtcaggttcattagttagatcgattgattgcggaacaagttcgaaagcgggctagaaaacaagttagaaacgacgttgatcgatttgaaaagataccttgcaaacgcgcattctacacggcctaaaggggtccaattaggtcaagtttgctaattaatttaactcatcgagtgttaataagaaggtgctaatcacgcactcttatactagcgagaaattaggtgaaagagagagagatgcattcaattaagttacaggattgttagttgatttttaaagctacgtcgatgtaccctaatgtgtctaattaggttatcaaattgatctaatgtcatctaaatgagttatatgttaacaatcagaggtcatactaacatgtgacgggtcctaaggtgggtcgaatcacacgaaacaaaagaggggtcaaaagcgaagagcgaagttagaactcgttttattaatgccctaccttgaacacgaggatatgtaaatgagacgggggtgtacgaccgactgatgtagcggtttctttcccatctcaagtcaacgcgggtgttcatggtggtactttaactcatactcggactaaactagtttcgtagttaattagaacaatcgataaacaaaaaacgataaacgaataaaaacaaactataaaaaacaaacataaaaaaacgaaataaaagggagaaagaagaggatttgatgcaccctcaacctacatgtatcattgacaccgtcttgggtcataatcgatggtagattttatctcgagaggccgtcgtcgacgaagaaacaaagcaaacacgcgtttttatcgaatctggacagcaactttcaaacagcgatttctctctcgtttcacgatgaaaattcgatttaaaagatgttttgaaaactagaaagagaggagaacagagatcttaaagcaacccctgctcgttttgagttattgggcacgaaaaacgagcacaaacagaacggACAGACAGAATAAAtcacgaaaacagagtgtataacactgtttttcgagggatttcgtgtactctcaagggcaatttggctcgtaaatctttgtctaatgtgtagatggatgttatatggttaattaggaacaagaaactcgagttttgatggaggtttgaaggaggaacgaactgTTTtttgaagaggacacacaaactgtttcagtttggatgtcggttttgtggagggtttttgagaggcaattagggtttgtttctgaggtttaaagcttgtgagtgaaggtagtatgtatgtagaacttagaggaatgaatgtatggtgaagggtgggtatttatagggagttaaagtagggtaaaagggaggagaggcagacgggcttggctgagcatagctgctgtccagcagcttttggggggttttctagggttcgtttggggggttttcttggtgattaaggtaaggtaatatggttaggatattagggtatgggttagggttaatgggcacgggttttggtggtatttggagcgggttttgggctcgggattgagctgcaaaacaggggggctgtttcgtgttttgcgggctggttgggggtgatttggggcatggtttgggccgtggttatgggggttcgaacaggggtggatgggtagaggcttaggttggttagtgtactcgatatttgtgccaattcgtaaagaaaacgggctcaaaaaccgagctaaaatcgagctcaaaaacacatgttcaaaacgagttcttttcgcttttaaaatcgatttttcaaatcgattaacacattaaaataaatgatttttcaaatcaaatatactcataaaatgatttttcaaatcaaatatttattttattttcaataaaataaacttgagaaaataaattcaaaataaagcaataaattgaaatcacctttaaaaaaggctttaatttaaatatcatttaaattaataaaattaattcacttaaaaaaacattaatttaaatatcatttaaattaataaaatacttcatcgacgacgcccattctacatcgtaaaacgagctccaaataatgacaatgacaactaaagaatacatgtgtcctatcatcatcgggtgtttgtcgggttctctataaattccaatatcgacggatacgggtatctacacattgCACCTAGTTCTAGGTCGTGAGTATGATAGTTCTCTTCAGACAGTTTCATCTACCTCGACGCATAAGAGATAACTTTGCCATTCTATATCaaaacacaacccaacccattctttgaagcatcagtataaacctcaaagttctcacttccctccgGTAGTGCTAGAACGGgagatgtggtcaaacgctcctttaatttATGAAACgtcgtttcacaactctcatcccaacgaaatctggtctctttcctcatcaaactTGTCATAGCAAACATCTtgtagtagccagctaaacccaagaaactccggatCTCAACAACATTCTTTGGTTCTTCCTAATTTGCcactgcctcaatcttactaggatccaccgacacaccctcTTTCGAgattacatggcccagaaaagtcactttctctaaccaaaactcgtacttagatagcttggcatacaactgattatctcgcaaagtctgtAGTACTAAACTTAGGTtctcctcgtgctcctccttagtcttagagtagatcaagatgtcatcaataaaaaccaccaaaaacctatccaagaacggactgaagatccggttcataagatccatgaacacTTCTGGTGTattagtcaacccaaaaggcatcaccacatactcatagtgaccataccgcgaCCGAAAAGATGACTTTGGAATGTCCTCATCTGcgatcctcaactggtgataacccgacctcaaatcgatcgtAGAAAACACACCCTGCACCACTCAACTAGTCAAAAAaaatcatcaatccttggcaaaggatacttattcttcacggTGACATGGTTCAACgccctatagtcgatgcatagcctcatatTCCCGTCTTTCTTTTTCGCAAACAACAATGGTTCACCCCAAGGTGATACACTAGGTTAAATTtaccccttgtctaacaactGATTCAGCTGATTCTttaattcttccaactctttagGCCCCATCCGGTACGGGGCTTTAGAAATAGGTCCCGTCCCCGGTTTGAGTTCAACACTGAAGTCGATGTCCCTCTTAGGAGGTAACCCCTGTATCTCATCTGGGAAAACATCATCAAACTCCCCAACCACTGGTATGTCAGATGTCGATGGCTCCTCCACACCCATATCCCTCACATGACAGAGGATTAAAGGACACCTCtttctcaaacatgactttaaagtcattactGCGATCAACTTCATCTTAGATTTTACTACGAACCCCCTATAAGACACTTTGACTCCCTTAGGCCCCCTTTAAAGACACCCTCTTTTACCGACAATATATCTTAGCCTCATACTTGctcaaccagtccatcccgacgatAACCTCAAACCTATCCATAGGAAACCCCAACAGATTGACTGGTAAGTCTACTTGCCTCACCATCATGGACACCCCTCTATACAAATTGGAACATGACACTGACTCTCCCAAAGGTATAAACACACTATTTTTTATCAGTTCATATTTTCCCAAACCCATACATaaggcatgactcctagacacaaaagagtgggttGGCCCAGAATCAAACAGAATAAAAGATGGCGTGTTatgaacaagaaaagtaccgaTAACAACATGAGCATCACTCTCAGCTTCATGCTTGCCCATCATAAAAAGCTTCCCACTGTTCTTTTGGCGTCCACCCTGAACCGTGGTTGTTAAGGTAGCAGGCTTGGCTGCCAAGTTCTGCATCACACTGTTGTTCGGACGCTAATAGGACCCTCTATTATTGCGGTTatagccgccattgttgttgtttgtcctCCATGATTACCCCACGACCCAGCTGGCCTATTACTAGCAAAGCTATGGCTTGGAACATGCGAAAATTTTCCCCGGTATGTCCCTAGAAAACCCTATCTCCTCTTGCGGCGCTCGTACACTCATACCTTTTATAACCCGATCCACCGCAATCGAAATATGTAAGATTGGAGTTATCACTAGTACTCCGGCCGCCTCCTTTTCCCCAAGCTCGAGATCCCTCTGCATAACTAGATCCTTCAGAAAAGGTCCTAGCCTGATTGTAACTGCCCGCCCCTTTTGTGACTCGACTGGTTTCCGCCCTCACTCTCAACCTTTCTTTTCTCTACATTCTTTTCCTTGGCCTCCTTAGACAAATCCACTAGCCTCTCAGCGTGCCCTGCCTTTACATAAACCTCTTACAAATAAGTGAGTACCCCAACTAGTAGTCTATCTATGATCTTTGGTGCTAACCCTTTCTCAAAAGGAAGAGCCAAACTCCGTTGACTCAGTTGCATATCCTCCACATATCGTGATAGCATGATAAACCGGTAATAGTACTCTGTGACGTTCATGTTATCAGCCATGGAAAAGGAATCGAACTCGGCTCTTAACTTATGGCGAATGTGCTCCGGCACAAAGtgttctctcatagcactcttgaaACGTACCCATGGGAGAATAGGTTGACCCCGGTTCCTGTAGTATGCCCGAGCCTCTTCCCTCACGTTCTGCCACCATACCCAAGCCTCATCACTTAGGTAGAACACAACCTGTTCTACCATCATATCCTCCGGACACTTCACTACCTCTAGCAAACATTCCATCTCACTGTGCCATTTGTCAAGCATCTTTGGCTCACCGGTGCCCTCATAGGTAGTGGGCTGGAAGCGAGAAATGGTGGTGCTCATCCGGGATGCATCCACCGATTTCTCTTCTCTCTTACCCATATTCTTATGTGCCTCCATGAGCGCGTCTTGCTGCTCAATCATTCTGGCAACCTCctcaagactcatctcaatagcTTGGATGTATGCAGCTGATCTCTTTggtggcattttgagctgatataacACAGATAAACGTAAGAaaatagcctacggctcaaaataaacaaataacCCGC
Protein-coding sequences here:
- the LOC141620095 gene encoding uncharacterized protein LOC141620095 is translated as MQNLAAKPATLTTTVQGGRQKNSGKLFMMGKHEAESDAHVVIGTFLVHNTPSFILFDSGPTHSFVSRSHALCMGLGKYELIKNSVFIPLGESVSCSNLYRGVSMMVRQVDLPVNLLGFPMDRFEVIVGMDWLSKYEAKIYCR